Sequence from the Strix aluco isolate bStrAlu1 chromosome 16, bStrAlu1.hap1, whole genome shotgun sequence genome:
CTCTTGTACACATACAAAGCAGTGTAACATAGCAGGCATCAGACTACCAATATATCAGTCTTTGCCTAGCAGTTTCAGTGCCACAGTAATTTTCTAATGACAAAAACATTGCGATTCTGTAGTATTTTCCCATTTACCTCAGACCCAATCTTGGCACCATGGAGGGATCCATATCTCCTTCCCTCAACAACTCCAACGTGACTGCCTTCAGCATACCCCTCCTGATACCCCTCACCATGAAACCTGTAAAGacaaaagtataattttttttatcgCCTATTTTCATTTCCTATCAGATTCACCCTGCACAGAAGCAactcacagaaacaaaaccatacTGTATCATCTCTGAAAAGGAATTACCCATATTCAGAAATATCACATAACATTGATTTAAATTAAGATGTCACTAAGCCTACTGTAATCTTTTCAAAGAGGTTTATAATAATTTGCCAAGAACAACGCACTCTGCAATCCAACTCAGTACTTTCACCAGAATAACACTAACTACAAGCTCACAACTTCGGGTCAAGTTTGCACCCAGTGGAAGAGCTAAGATCGAGCGGGTCGGTCgctcagcaaaagaaaagaagagaatttcACTCGCGTTTTTTCCTCCTCACCCCTTACCCACTCCTCACCTTGCTCACTACCCGCCCTTCACCCCTCACTTTTTCCTTCTCAGCTCCTACTGCCGGCTGTGGAAGCCCAAGCCCAGACCCAGGCTGAGGCCCAGGCTCAGGCCCGGGGCTCCCCTCCCTCCGTCCTAGGCCGACGGTAACCCGCGGCGAGCGAGGAGTCCCGCTCcggccccgcctgccccccgcgGTCCCCCGAGCCCCAGTCAAGGCTCCCCCACCAAACCCACCTCTCCTCGGCCATCACAATCTCATCAAACATGTCCGAGCTCGGAGACGCGGCCGCCATCGCGCCGCCAAAGCCCAACGGCGGCTCCGGCCCAGACACGCCCACCCGCTGGGCATGCCGGGAAAGGACGGCAAGCCGGAGGGGCCGCGGCCGCCGTCGTGCCAGTGCGCAGGCGCGCAGGGCCCATGGCCCTTCGGGCGGACTTTGAGCGGCGAGGGGGCGGGCCCCGAGGGTCATTGACCACGCCCCTTTCAGTctcgccccgcccctcgccccgccgccggggtGGGCGCAGCTCCCGAGGGAGGCGGCGCGGCGTGTGCACACAGGGGGGCGCTCGagcgccgcggcggcggctgggGGCCCGGCGTCGGGGGGGTGTCCGGCTCCGGTCCCCTTCGGTCCCCTCCGGTCTCTTCCGGTCCCCTCCGGCAGCCAGCCTGGTGCTGGCATCGCTGGGGGAAACCTCGGTGCCCCGCCGGGAATCGCGgcgtgagctggaggtggcctggGAAAAAAGTAGAATTAACAGTGAAAGGATCAATTTTAGTCTGTTTCCCGGGAAACTATCAGGAGTTGTGGTAGCGGGAAAAGTGGGAGGCTCGTTTCCAGCCCCCTAAGACCTGGGCTCCGATACAAGCCGGTTTTGCGTTGATATGAGGGGTTTCTGATTTTCAGGTAGTCTATTTTTGATGTATATAcccaaaatgtaaacatttttgaTGTAAATACCCAAACCAAACTTTAGTGTGCCATTCTAGATTGctttattaaaacatttatttgttatcaacactggtaaaagaaagcatttatacTTCTTTATAAGCATATATTTTAATGTTAGCCTACACTGTTGTTTTCCAGATACTTAATTGAAAACGTGGCTCTGGGCACGCCAAAGTAGTCTGCCAATCCGAGCAGGGGTACAGGGTGTCTGTTATCCTCAGAATCAAACACAGGAGGGCAGAGGTCTCGAAAAGACAGATTTAAAATCCAGAGATGGGtctaaagaaaaactaaaactaTATTAGAGTGAAAATAAAGTCATGCTACTAAAGGTTTAGCTAACCAGGTGCAGCAATCACACATCTTTAAAAATGCTCCATCGCAACAAGTTTTACTGATTTATATAGAGCAACCATAGTCAGCCAGCCAGCTCGTTTTCTGCATTAATTTAAAGTGTAGATATCACTGGATCTCACATGAAATCACTGAAGGTTTGCGAGATGTGAATATTTACCTGCTCTACAACCACACCATCACAGGCAAACACATTCTgttcactgatgtcagtggaaataTAAGATGTCCTTGAAGGTTTCCTCTAAGGTAATAGCTACAATTTAAATCTTGCTTTGGAAGTTATTGAAAAACAAGTTATTTGATCTCTGTGGATAGTGGGACtgatgaaaaatgctgaaaatacaaCGTATTGGCGAGAAGACTACGAGCACTAACCTCACTTGGGGGCATTCTTACCCTCACCATTACCTTCAGCAATCGGTCTCATTCAACAGGGTTCCTGATAAACTTGCTGTGTGTCTAGACTGTCACAAATTCACCCCGAATTCAGAGTCCTAATAATGTCTTTTTTGCACTCTTATTTGCTTTCAAGGCATCTCTGCTTGAGATGAaagcagctctgctttcattgcatCTGaagctgcctgaaaggagggttgGCTTCCACACATTTTTGAGGAAAGAAAgtacatttctgtaatttatCATGTCATTCTCCATTTATATATAAAGTACACTGGCAGAGTAGAAAGAGTGGTCCCAAATTTTCCAGGAACATAGTTTCAGTGCTTTGAGCACAGGTAGAGTCGATACTGTGGCTCTTGAATGAAAGATTTATAGCTTTTTACACTTCCCCAAAGTGGAAATGGAGACGCCCAGTATCTCCTTTCCTGCAGCCTTCCCACTACTCTAACAACTCGTATTTGCACATCATAGCTTCCAACTGAGACTTCACAAGGAGACATTTGACACCTGACCTTTAAAAACCTTTTAGGGCTGTAAAATGTACTATTGCAAATGAAAGCACTGCAATTGTCCTACTGTCTTTGAGAAACTATGATCAACCAGGATGTATATCGtgaatggtggtggtggtgtttacaTTCCCACAGAACCAAAGGCAACGGTGTTTCGGGGTTTTGCACACCAAGTTCCTGACCGAATCAGGTGTCTGATGGTAGGGAAAGCATTTCCAGTAATCCTTCCATTTCAAGATGTGATCTTGTCAGATTTTATAAGCAAAACAGCCAGGTCTGGTCAGAGCTTGGATGGGAAACCTCCAAGGAAAACTAAAGTGCTCCAGGAAGTGGTGTGGGTAATTTAGCTCCTGGCATTCCTTCCTCCGTCTGAGTAAATATTGAACCAACCTCTAACCATGCTTTTGCAGTAAGAAACATTGTGCTGCTGGTGGAAGATGCAAATCCAAAGGTGTCAGCAAATAGGGTCACTAGAGAGATCAAGATGCTGTTTGCAAGTGTAAGGTTGCTCATCTTTCTCTCTTGAGCAATGTTCACAAACAACAACGTTACATCTACATAAAATATCTCTGGTTAGATTAAACAGTGTACCCTCTGAGCTCTGTTATTTGCTGTGTTTCCCATCAAAACCATGCTTTTTCTTTAGCGGAAAAGTAAAAGTGGATTTTTTGGACCAAACTTTAAAggttcatatttattttattctgttttctgtttttttattttttacaaaaaggTCTTTAAAGATATCTAATGTTCAAAGAAAATATAGTGGCTGATcaaaactggaaatgaaaaatggaaaaacagaatgCCTCAAGCCTGAAAACTTTTGGAATAAAACGACTGAAAAAACAGGACTACATCTCCCAGTACATAAGGAGCAGGAACCCTCCAGATGTGTGGCAGTGGCTCAGCACAAAGGAGAATGGGAAACACCATGGGAGATGTTTGCCAGCCAAGTAATCTGCAATTCCTGTAACTCACAGCATTTCCAAACAGAAACATTCAGTCTCTTTCCTGACAGAATTTGACTTACTTTTCAGGCAAAACTAACCAGTTTTCTCCCTGTCTGCACTGTTGAGTATGGTTTCCACTTCTAAAAGGGAGCAGCCTTCCACCCACACgattttttgcattttgcaggTGGATTTTGCGCAGCTGAAGAAGAATCACAGAAACCACACCTGATAGGGAATTTTTCTATCTCCACAAGGAATCACCTCCTCCGAGCAGCTGGGGGTTAGCACTCCTTTTGGTGTCCGGCACCTCGAAGGCTGCAAGCACTGTGAACGGCAGGGTTTAATGACATAAAGGAAATATGAAAGGAATGTTTCATAGAACAGATGCAAATTCATAACCGCTTTACTGCAGATGAAGTATAACTGATGATGTCTACAGGTAGCACTCACCATCCTGgatctacaactacttgaaaggaggttgtagtcaggtgggtgtcagtctcttctcctgagtagcaagtgatagaacaagaagaaacggcctcaagttgcaccaagggatatttagattggatattagaaaaaaattcttcactgcaagggttgtcaagcattggaacaggctgcccagggaagtggttgagtcaccatccctgggagtattaaaaagacatgtaaacgtggtgcttagggacatggtttagtggtggacttggtagtgttacaTTTATGGTTAGACTCAGTGctcttaagggtcttttctgacctaaatgattctatgattctattctgtgATTGAATGATGAGGGATGGGAAGAAAACAGGACACAGTCACACAGCTTAAAACTGAGCTTCACTCATTTGTTATATTAAGAGAATAATGATTTAGGACTTGATGGAGTGACCTTCACATATGCTAAGGTCAAAATTTAATGAGCTGTTTGCAAAATCCTTCCATAAGAGAGCCTTTTCTTAGATTTGCTGTCTCACATGGAGCTCATCAGTAACTAGTAGCAGACAGACTTGAATTCCAGCCTTGGCATTCACTACCTAACTTTGGGAAAACCCCTTTGTCTCTCTGTGTCCTTGTCTGTTGTACCTCAACTATGCCACCTTCACAAGGGACACACCATCTTCACACGGCTGCAGCGGAGCCAGATGCCATGGTTTGCTAAAGCTCCTTGAAGTCTCTAGACTAAAGGAGTGACAAAAGAGCTAGATTTCTGTgttgaagatgattttttttttattgcaaatgtACACATTACACTACTGATAatgcacagaaatttaaaaagctatTGTTTGCTAAAATTTCATGATTACAAAACTTCACAAAATTTATTACAACTAAAAAACCCACCTTCAGGAGTATATAAATAGAATTTTGAGCATAAATAACAGTAACAAAATAAACAGATGTATGTATTcaataaattaattataaatattgCATTGGCAATGAAGTGCTAGGTCAGAAGAACACCAGTATTTCCAGTAGAGCTTTTTTTGATATAGAAATCTCTATTATAAATGAACCTTTGGAAATGAGTAGAATCCCCGAACCCTTTTCacacattgctttttctttctttttttctttggtttcccCTTGGTTATTCCTTCATCAAATTGTTACAACAGGAGAACAGAACTGAAGACATCAGACATCCATGTTTTGGCCACGAGGTACTCATAATCCCTTCCTGCAAGAAGAACAGTCTGGCTGACCCAGTTCTGTAGCATTTAAGTCACTAAACTGTCTCTCCACTGATTTCCATGGATGCAGAATCAAGCCTGGAAGGGACTTGAAAGATTTGCTGATGGTTAAAGCTTAAACATGAAATCTATTTTGCAACTGATTTGACCTATACATCATCCATTTTCAGTCTTTCTCTCCATTTGCTAACAACATACATGCTTATATACAACAGAACCTTAATTTAAACACTAATTTGAACTGCTCATTCCCTATGTGATGAATATAAATGCTCATTCTGTGCACTCTTCCAACCACACACTGAATTCTCACTAATGTTAGTGAGAACTGTCTGCTGGATGATGCTGATGCCACAGTGAACATAAATTAGCctataaaagaaatcaaagatcCCGTTTTCCAAAGTACCTTTAGCAATaagggaaggaagaaatttttttcttttttcccttatttcctaagggaagaaaaagcacaatGTACAAGCAgaattgttttttttcagtggtatGCTTTCAATAGAAAGTTTTCCCAGAACACTGTCAGCAGCTTTTCAAGAAACAGCGTTAACTCTAGTTTGCGTAACCACATTTGCTAGGTTTTCCTTAATTGTGTTTTGTTCCAAATGTTTGTCTTTAAGGCCTCTGAAGAGGAAAAGGTTTTCTGCATTTGCTTCTAGAAGCAGAAATAACAGGTGAACATATGTGGTAATGAAGTAGATGTAGAGGAATTTTATCatcaaattaagtattttatcATCACCACGGTAAtggatgatgaagatgatgaagctgctaagcttttcttatttaacccttcttttccaaataaaactaTGGATAGGCAATTTAGACTATGGAATAGCCTGTGGGCACTCATTTCTTACAGGTACAATACATTGCAAGGAAAAGGCTGGCTCCATACTGAAATATACAAAAAAGTTCGAAATATCACTACATGAAAAGCTAAAAAGCCTGCAGTATTctgcagtatttctttaaaaacatgtatgTGTGATCAGAGTCATTTCTGAAAGCTAGGGCTCTTCACCGGCGACAGTTTGGAGGTGATGCCAAAGGGGTCCATGCTGTCCGTTTCAAGAGGCGAGGAGTACACCTCTGGTTCAAAGCCCTGGCTGTAATCACCGTATTCACCAAAGTCTGTTGATTCCACAGGCACAGTGTTGATCATAGGTAAGAAGTGAGATAGTGGAAGaaaatcttttcctttgaacTGTTGTCTTTGCTTGGCACTACTCAAAGACACCGATATTCCGTATTTTTTTGATTTATATACATTGTAGCCATCTGGACGAATCTCCTCTTCAAAGGAACAGTCCTCAGTGGAATACCTGAGCTGAACAGCAAGGAGTAACGAGAATTACAAAGATGCCCACCAGACTCACTGTACTCAACCACAACATACAACTTTGATGCGACCAGCCCTTCTCCCTCTGCTGTCAGTGGGGGTGTCCCTCTGGCTTGTCCCGGGTGCCCCAATTTGGTGCTCCTCGCAAACCCTGCTGCCAGATCCATGCTGGTGAGttgcctgctgcctccctgcctggctgctgcagggatgcaggTGGGACCCATTGCTCTGGCAACTGCTCTTCTAGTGATGGACCACAGCCACCAAGATGAAGTGCCcagaactggtcaggcagttgggcAAGATAATTGTTTTCCATCTGAatttccaactgaaattattctattctattctattctattctattctattctattctattctattctattctattctattctattctattctattctattctattcatgaGAATAGCACTCCCCACGTTGCACATAGTATGCATTTTGGGTTACAAGGCCATTAAAAGACCTAATCCAGAACTCCTGAAGCTAATGCACGTCCATCACATTAAATAAACCTTGAATCCTGGATGTATACTTCTCCACAGCTATCACACTTACCCTGTCTTgagaacagggaaaaaagaatCTCATATGACAGTGCTCATTTAGATAAATTGTCCTTAATTGCTGACAGTACTAAACTACAGTCATAAGACCTAATCTAACAATCCTCAGGTATAAAACTCTGGGTCTGTTAGAGATTTGCCTGTGTAAGGGCTTCAGGATCAGGTCTGTAGAAAGGCAGTGCTATCAAAGACAGTGCTTACACAAACATGGTCAATCAGTAAAACAATACTAAAAAGGTAGTTGCCATTTTTTTTACTCAGCGTTTGCTGAAATTACAAAAGACCAGTTAACACAGTGTTATTTGCTCACTAGACATTAGTTACAACTGTCAAATTAATAACAGCGCAAGTTAAGATTTTGTATAGAAGAATGGATTTTCTTAGGTATGAATTTGTAGAATTACATTTGTGATGTACTGTACAGATAGTATATTAGGGTTTTGTATCACGAGGTCAGACCTTTCCAGATGCTTGCACTTATTTCTTACAACTCCAGTGCTATTTCAGGCTCAGCCACTACAGGTGATTGAACTCACGGTCAATAAAAGGCAATTGCTGATTATGTCTCAGTCTACAGTGATAAAAGTGTCCTTAAATGAATGACCTGCCTGTCTGAATAGAGGGCATATTTCATACTCTTTAGTCCTTTCTCAAACACCCTCAATAACATGGAGTACAATTAAGTGCATGCATTTGGTtgtcttttaaaagcactttttaaactaatccagtaattttaaaaaaggtgttttctccAGATAAAATTATGCAATATTTATCCTTCTACACACATTATATCTCAGAAAAATATGTGTCTATGATACAAATTCATGGCTGAATTGTTAGCTGTCTTTATTTCTATGAGTGCTCAGCCTCACTAACAAGgatgatgaaataaaaaagcttctTGAGCAAGTGCACATTACAAATAACAGTTATTGATTACACCTCCCATGTCTCAACTATATCATCCCCTCTTCATTTCATTGGGATGGTCTCTAGTGTATTTTTCTAAACAAGTACCAAACGCACTTTAAgtatttccagattatttttttcacaggggGAATTTACTGTATGTCAGTATATTAGGCAGCTACACAATTTCCCCCTAAACTACGGACTACAGCACACTGCACATTCGAAAATCAACCCTAGTTACcaattttccagtgttaaaaaaGGAGTGCAAGTGGTTGCCCAGTTCAGTCCCCAGACACCATATCCGCCCCTTCATTCTACTCCTGAGCGTAGCACCAGTAAATCAAAGAattgcctgcagagctgcctgcgTGGGCTGCTAGCAGAGAGCTGGCAGTAGGTGTCCACAACATAGAGATGCGACGGCATGGCTACATGCCgttgtattttcagaaaaaacccCTGCAATTAATACTGTACACAAACACAGTCTCAGTCAAGGCATATTCATATGCCTTCAAAAACAGTGTTATatgaaagctattttaaaattctgtgactGCTAAACTCCAGCCAGCAGCTCTGATGAGAGTAGGATCCAggttctgctttgttttcattgaTTATTTTGCTTTGGATGTACATTAAAACATTAAGCTAATAATTGACCTACCATATTGTCTGAACCTATGCACCTTATCACAGCATGGATTGATTCTAGCccagaaaagcaaggaaattcagAAAGAAAGGCTTAATTCTATGTTATATACACATTCAAAAACATCACTACATCAATATTGCTCTTATTAAAGACACTGGGAGTTTTGACAATGGGCCAAGTCCTTGCCCGATTGAAATCAGCAGAAATTTTGCCAGAGTAGTCAAAGCAGAATCAAGCTGTATCTTTACTATGGCATAATAAAAAGCCGCCGGCCGCTCTGTGAAACTCAGGCTCCCGTAAAGCAGTTATACACAGACTGAATCTGAATCTTGCTCTTCATATTCTAGAGTTGGCTATTTATTCATGTGGCTTAAAAAACAAGTTTATATTGCTGATGATGCCTAGCTGATGCGCTAAGGAAAAAGCATGACCTAACAGTGGGTCACTCAACTCCCCAAGCTCTTGGGAGTCCCACAGGTGTGTGGTTGTCCCAGGTCAGGAGTGGGACAGTGGCTCCCTACTTCTTCCCCTCGAAATCCTCTGTTTGGTGCTACCTAAGAGATGGCAACCTCCTGTTTCTGGGACTTGCATGCCTGGCAGCCATCTGGCTGCATCTCCTTTCCAAAGAAGTaatcttgttttttttccagaatatctGACCTGAACAGTGAGAAATTATTCAGATTCTACGGCATGACTTAATCTAGTTCTGTGGCAGAAACGTAGCCACCCACcaatgagattttttaaaaataattttgctctggactgtattttcagtattttttggcGGTGGAGGTGCAGTACAGACTTTGCTTTCTAAATTATGTTTCCTTGCTGCCTTCTAATAATCCCGGCGGTCTCTCAGGCAGTAACAGTGACAAGAATCACCGATCCCATCgagaaaagggggtggggggggacgggacCTGAAAGCTTTGTTAACCCATCACCAACCGCAGCCATAAATAACTATGTCAGCCCTTTGGTCTCGTCTGCCCTTCCCGCGCGGTGCCCGGGCTGGGAATCTCCCTCGGGAAAGGGAAGCCCGGGCAGAGCCTCCGGGGACCGGCGGGACCGGGGGgactggggtgtgtgtgtgtgtggatctCAGCTCACCTGCCCGTGCAGCCGCCCCGCCTCGTCCATGCAGAGGTACCGGGAGCTCCGCACGCCCTTGATGGCCACGGTGCGCACCGCCACGGCGCGGATCTCCAGCAGACCTGcgaggggggggagagggaagagcgGCATTAGCTCCGCGACCCCGTCCCGTcccgctccggccccgccgccgccggtaCTCACTCTGCGGGCTCTGGCTACCGGCGGCGTCCACCCGGCCGTCGCCGCCGATCCGCAGGAAGCAGCTGAACAGCCCGTGCTTGCTGGCGGTGTAGAGGTGCCGCAGCCGGATCGGCTCCCCCCAGCCGTAGTTAACGTGCGGGCCGGCGTCGGGCAGCGGCAGCGACAAGGCGGCGGCCAGACCCAGCAGCGCcagggcggcggggcgcggccccATACCGCGGaaggggcgcggagcggcgcggaagGGGCAGCGGAGCGGCGGCAGGGCGCTGGCTGCGTTGGCTGCGCTGGCTGCGCCTGGGGGATGTAGCGCGGGCGAAGCCACCCCCCCGGCCTTTTATAGCTCCTCGTTATCAGCCCGATCGATTCTGCTGCATCCAGCTCGGATATAGAGCCCGTTTCATAGCGGGAATTGGTCGGATCGGGCACTCCCCCCGAAAATATTGATCGGATGACATCATTTCGCAGGGGACACCCTGAAGTCGCTCCGTCCCCATCCGCATCTCCGagcttccccccacctcccccctcaCACACTTCGAGTCTCCGGTCGCGCCTTTTCCCGCCCGGCCGGACCCCGCGGCCCGGGGTTGCCCCGAGGGGACGggagggacgggacgggacgggagggGCGGCACTGCCGGtcccgcagcccctgccccggTGTGAGAGCCGGGAAATGGGCCGGGGGTGGGCGTGTGTAACCCCAAACCCATCGAGCGGCGATGCGGAGGTGGGGGACCTCACacccccccccggtcccccctCACGGCCGCAGCTCGACTCGTGCCTCAGCTCTGGCCCAGCCTTTATTTCCcttctcagaaagaaaagagctgCGTCTTCGGGAAATGGTTTTTAAACCTCGGGTCACCTCGCAGGGCAGGGGGGGCCGTGCCGCCGCGGCGGGAGCGCTGGGCGAGCGGTTACCGGCAGCCCTGTTACCGGCAGCCGGCGGGGCGCAGCCGCGACGGGGCGGCCCGGTACGGCCCGGTACGGCGCCTCTGGGCGGGCCGGCGCTGCTCCAGGGCTTTATTACCGCCCGGCCATCCCCGGCTGTGTCACTAGATGGAGCCTGGCACCTGGGCTGCGGGCTGGCCTCGCCtttggggagctgctgcctcggAGGGGGTCTCCGACTCCTGTTCGTCCCCATCTGTACAAAGAGATTTGGGGGGAAAAACGTGTGTGTAGCAAAAGAGCATTGCCCCCAGCCAGCGGCCCGATCTAAGCATCAAACAGGATTTTTTCTGGTCTGTGTGTGGACTTTTTCCACACGGGCTCCTCCCTGGGAGATCCCTCAGCAAGTGCACCAGGAGAGATGGGAAGAAGCACCCACACTGGCATTTTGGTTTGTTCCGCGCTCTTTGCATGTCAGGCACACTTCAGGGGATTGTTGCTGAGTTTTCTGCTGTCCATCCAAACTGAGCATTAAAGGAATTTTCTCAGATCTCAGGAGATAAAATGGGTACTGGCTGggatttcataaagaaaaaaaatccttcctccaCAGGACACATTAAataacaattaagaaaaatataaccCCATGCCCCCAGGAATTTCTCTGAAGCAACAAAGTTCCCATCAacttcaaatactgtttttatattttgctaCCTGTTTACTTTCATCCTTTTGTCTTTACACTTGCATTTCCCTCCTACAAACACTCACAGAAATAACTTTGCTTTATGAGCAATCGCAGCTCAGTGAGGCTGTGCACATAGGCAAGGTCATACAAAAACACAGTCTTCAGGGTGGTGGCCTGCACTTGTACAAATGCTTACACTTATGATCATGTGTAACTTTTGGTACTGAAGTTAATGACATTGATCAATCAGAGTTTGAATGATGAAGGTCTTGCATCAGAAGCTCCCTGGAGCAAGGGATTGTATGTCACCAACCATTTCAAAAACAACTACTGGTTTTGATtacctttgggtttttttgatggttAGCTTGAGACACCCAAAAAGGAGACCAGTTTTCTCTGCATGCTCGATGAACAATTAATAAAAATGAGGACCACTTCACTTTCAAGTGTCTCCTGCTGCATCCTCTAAATCATGGGCTGATTTGAGATACTCTGGCCTTTCAAACATCACAGAAGTTCACAATATTATAAACCCAGTAAATAATACGAAGGCATCTGAgaccctaatttttttttcctctacagaaTTCTGCAATGTTATTAGATGACTGCTACAAAGGCAGTTCACTGCCCTGCAACCCTGGGCCCCACAGCAGTTGTGCATGTAACTCATCCTGGCTACATATGCATTCTTCAAGGTATCGAGCACCCACCACACACAGAGGTTATGGTCTGAAATGAATCTGAAAGGCTTTTTTAGTTCATTTTGTTGTGCATTTCGGTGAATAGAAGCTATTTTATGATTACTATTTCTGCTATACTATGATGTGAATAATATTCACAATCGTAagtattaattttcttcatcaagAAGTCAAACCTTTCAAGCGGTAAGGAATTGATGCTTGCAACTTGTTTATTCACTTTGAATTCCCTTGTGAAGATCAAAAATTGAGGCAGAAAAGGCAAATCATTTGCACTAAATAA
This genomic interval carries:
- the FGF19 gene encoding fibroblast growth factor 19, which translates into the protein MGPRPAALALLGLAAALSLPLPDAGPHVNYGWGEPIRLRHLYTASKHGLFSCFLRIGGDGRVDAAGSQSPQSLLEIRAVAVRTVAIKGVRSSRYLCMDEAGRLHGQLRYSTEDCSFEEEIRPDGYNVYKSKKYGISVSLSSAKQRQQFKGKDFLPLSHFLPMINTVPVESTDFGEYGDYSQGFEPEVYSSPLETDSMDPFGITSKLSPVKSPSFQK